Proteins encoded within one genomic window of Synergistales bacterium:
- a CDS encoding MTH1187 family thiamine-binding protein, with protein MAQVIAELVVVPLGTATPSVSRYVAEVEAVLEASPLKVRLTPMGTILEGRLEDVLEAVRQVHELPFSRGALRVATTLRIDERRDRELTMEGKMQAVETKMER; from the coding sequence ATGGCACAGGTGATCGCGGAGCTGGTGGTGGTTCCGCTGGGAACGGCGACCCCCAGCGTCAGCCGTTATGTGGCCGAGGTGGAAGCGGTGCTGGAGGCATCGCCGCTGAAGGTGCGGCTCACGCCCATGGGAACCATCCTGGAGGGCAGACTGGAGGATGTGCTGGAGGCGGTGCGCCAGGTCCACGAGCTCCCCTTCTCCAGGGGAGCCCTGCGGGTGGCCACGACGCTGCGCATCGACGAGCGGCGCGACAGAGAGCTGACCATGGAGGGCAAGATGCAGGCGGTGGAAACGAAGATGGAGCGGTAG